A single Methanolobus sp. ZRKC5 DNA region contains:
- the engB gene encoding GTP-binding protein EngB — protein sequence MAKKLDDFEGINFEILFAGRSNVGKSSVLKQITGKNVKVGKRPGVTLKPTHIRYSDLLLTDLPGFGFMSGVKDRKQDIVKDQIVRYIETNAERVSIAVLVIDGATFLDIVQRWEDRNEIPIDIEIFELFKELDIDIILAVNKTDKIGDNELDATLDGICDKLEMLPPWKQWIDMVAPICAKKGDIKSLKSLIRQRLHSVKRDDLFKHF from the coding sequence ATGGCAAAAAAACTAGATGATTTTGAAGGTATTAATTTTGAGATACTCTTTGCGGGAAGGTCAAATGTAGGTAAATCTTCCGTTCTAAAGCAGATAACAGGAAAGAACGTCAAGGTGGGCAAACGCCCGGGTGTCACTCTGAAACCTACTCATATACGCTATTCTGACCTGCTGCTCACAGACCTGCCCGGGTTTGGGTTCATGAGCGGTGTGAAGGACCGTAAGCAGGATATTGTGAAAGATCAGATCGTGCGTTATATTGAGACTAATGCAGAAAGAGTAAGTATTGCTGTACTGGTCATTGACGGTGCGACTTTCCTTGATATTGTACAGCGATGGGAAGATCGGAATGAAATCCCTATCGATATCGAAATATTTGAGCTGTTCAAGGAGCTGGATATTGATATTATCCTGGCGGTCAATAAGACTGACAAGATAGGGGATAATGAGCTTGATGCAACTCTGGATGGGATATGCGATAAACTCGAAATGCTGCCACCCTGGAAGCAGTGGATCGATATGGTGGCTCCTATCTGTGCTAAAAAAGGTGATATCAAATCCCTGAAGTCACTTATCAGGCAGAGATTGCATAGTGTAAAAAGAGATGACCTGTTCAAACATTTCTAA
- a CDS encoding TatD family nuclease-associated radical SAM protein: MPDTDNSIPMLKDTITYEAYGNLYLNITNQCSANCVFCIRETCDGVYGYNLRLSREPSEDEIIKELESLDLTKYNEVVFTGFGEPTCRFDTVIHITSWLHKKGKHVRLDTNGHAALMQPGRDVVTELKEAGLDAVSVSLNAESEEKYNQLCKPEFEGSYQALLDFAKKAIDAGIKTRMTVVTQPDIDIKECERIATDMGASFRAR, from the coding sequence ATGCCAGACACTGACAACAGTATTCCTATGCTCAAGGATACAATTACTTATGAAGCATATGGCAACCTCTATCTCAACATAACAAACCAGTGCAGTGCAAATTGTGTTTTTTGCATCCGGGAAACCTGCGACGGGGTTTATGGTTACAACCTTCGCCTTTCAAGAGAACCCTCTGAAGACGAGATCATAAAAGAGCTTGAAAGTCTTGACCTTACAAAGTATAATGAAGTTGTTTTTACAGGGTTTGGCGAGCCGACATGTAGATTTGATACAGTGATTCACATAACCAGCTGGCTACACAAAAAAGGAAAACATGTCAGACTGGATACAAACGGCCATGCAGCACTCATGCAGCCTGGAAGGGATGTTGTCACTGAATTGAAAGAAGCAGGCCTTGATGCGGTTTCTGTGAGTCTCAATGCTGAATCGGAAGAGAAATATAATCAATTGTGTAAACCTGAATTTGAAGGTTCATACCAAGCACTCCTTGACTTTGCAAAAAAAGCAATTGATGCCGGGATCAAGACCCGTATGACCGTTGTCACCCAACCGGACATTGACATCAAGGAATGTGAAAGAATAGCAACTGATATGGGTGCTTCTTTCAGGGCAAGATAA
- a CDS encoding gamma-glutamylcyclotransferase family protein, translating into MHIFVYGTLKKGSSNHQLLNGSEYICTTRTTEKYTMIDLGRFPGVLMDEKTSRSNSPIYGEVYEITPQTLEILDHYEGEWYFREEVELETGIKSLMYFLKKMPAINYEIIPNGNWTK; encoded by the coding sequence ATGCACATCTTCGTATACGGCACTCTTAAAAAAGGAAGTTCGAACCACCAGTTACTGAATGGTTCCGAATATATCTGCACAACAAGGACAACGGAAAAATACACCATGATCGATCTCGGACGTTTCCCGGGTGTTCTGATGGATGAAAAAACATCACGATCAAATTCACCCATATACGGAGAAGTCTATGAAATCACCCCACAAACCCTTGAAATTCTGGATCATTATGAAGGTGAATGGTACTTCAGGGAAGAAGTGGAACTTGAAACTGGCATCAAATCACTAATGTATTTCCTCAAAAAAATGCCTGCGATCAACTACGAAATAATTCCGAATGGGAACTGGACAAAATAA
- a CDS encoding geranylgeranyl reductase family protein: MKPEDSYDIIVVGAGPAGSTAAMYAAQKDLSVLLVEKKKDIGVPLQCGGFLPHYPILQELVPNAELPVTLEEIPANCIHATASYQRFIAPNGISKGFDVDADAIDRRRFDKHLAKEAGKAGAHLLIGTNVTEVDGTKLFMDGAFGEFEVESKVLIGADGPNSIVAKANNMLRDNDPMGTGIAFEYELGGVDVDRDAVEMYFGKDYVPGGYAWIISQGGDTANIGVGIREALFEQHLCARDYLERFMYKHPIASEKLSGASITSVVAGLVPVGGAPKVTANHNTLLAGDAAGHIIATNGGGISTAMVGGKLAGETAADFLAGKCQLQEYETRWRQQIGLEIKTAVYVRKLMDRLMLSDRLMSTAIKMISPEQMKAIQCGQLPEPVRKTLLKLNVGLS; this comes from the coding sequence ATGAAACCTGAAGACTCATATGATATTATCGTTGTGGGAGCAGGACCAGCCGGCTCCACAGCAGCCATGTACGCAGCCCAAAAAGACCTGTCCGTACTTCTGGTGGAAAAGAAGAAGGACATAGGAGTACCACTGCAATGCGGAGGTTTTCTTCCCCATTATCCCATCCTGCAGGAACTCGTACCAAATGCAGAACTGCCTGTAACCCTTGAAGAGATTCCTGCAAACTGTATACATGCAACAGCCTCATACCAGCGCTTTATTGCCCCAAATGGCATATCCAAAGGTTTTGATGTGGATGCCGATGCCATTGACAGAAGACGCTTTGACAAACACCTGGCAAAAGAAGCAGGCAAAGCAGGCGCACATTTACTGATTGGGACGAACGTCACCGAAGTAGATGGCACAAAACTCTTCATGGACGGAGCATTCGGTGAATTCGAAGTAGAAAGCAAGGTACTCATAGGAGCCGACGGCCCCAATTCCATCGTAGCAAAAGCAAACAATATGCTACGTGACAATGACCCCATGGGAACCGGTATAGCCTTTGAGTATGAACTTGGCGGCGTAGACGTTGACAGGGACGCCGTAGAAATGTACTTTGGCAAAGATTACGTTCCCGGCGGATACGCATGGATAATATCCCAGGGTGGAGACACTGCAAACATTGGTGTCGGAATCAGGGAAGCACTCTTCGAACAACATCTCTGTGCCAGGGACTACCTCGAACGTTTCATGTATAAACACCCCATTGCCAGCGAAAAACTAAGTGGAGCATCCATCACTTCGGTTGTAGCAGGACTTGTTCCTGTTGGCGGAGCACCGAAAGTAACTGCAAATCATAACACGCTCCTTGCAGGAGATGCTGCAGGACATATAATCGCAACCAATGGCGGCGGTATATCCACAGCAATGGTAGGAGGAAAACTTGCAGGTGAGACTGCTGCTGACTTCCTTGCAGGCAAATGCCAGCTTCAGGAATACGAAACACGATGGCGCCAGCAGATAGGACTTGAGATAAAGACCGCAGTCTATGTTCGCAAACTCATGGACAGGCTAATGCTTTCCGACAGGCTTATGTCCACAGCCATCAAAATGATAAGTCCTGAGCAGATGAAAGCAATCCAGTGTGGACAGCTTCCTGAACCTGTCAGGAAGACATTATTAAAGCTGAACGTGGGACTCAGTTAA